A region from the Flavobacterium enshiense genome encodes:
- a CDS encoding lysylphosphatidylglycerol synthase transmembrane domain-containing protein, with translation MNEKVKKTLGIVLPLLLGVFLVFYTYNKFTDQQLEEMKGYFKNANYSFIAISSFFSIVSLAARGYRWRYSLEHMGYLSSFPNNFSAVCIGYLMNYTVPRSGEVSRALVLKKYNDIPFDKAFGTIIAERVIDLFILIGFILTALILQFDQLQAFLSSIIPVEKLIYVGFIGMFGFISVILLFIFSNWKPILFIKEKITGLVEGLLSAFKMPHRVPFMMYTAVIWISYVLTFYSAVFALPETSGISLGVIITAFVVGSLAVTFTNGGFGAFPLMIAQILLLYNIPETAGTAFGWILWSSQTALVVLLGGISFLLLPVFNRKK, from the coding sequence TTGAACGAAAAAGTTAAAAAAACATTAGGCATTGTACTCCCGCTTCTGCTGGGAGTTTTTTTGGTTTTTTACACTTACAACAAGTTTACCGACCAGCAATTGGAAGAAATGAAAGGCTATTTTAAAAATGCCAACTACAGTTTCATTGCAATTTCATCTTTCTTTTCCATTGTAAGCCTGGCTGCCAGGGGTTACCGTTGGCGCTACAGCCTCGAGCACATGGGTTACCTTTCCAGTTTCCCGAATAATTTTTCCGCAGTATGCATCGGCTATCTGATGAATTACACGGTTCCCCGTTCGGGCGAAGTATCACGTGCCCTTGTACTGAAAAAATACAACGACATTCCGTTTGACAAAGCTTTCGGAACCATTATTGCCGAACGAGTAATCGACCTGTTTATCCTTATTGGATTCATTCTTACGGCGCTCATACTCCAATTTGACCAACTGCAGGCCTTTCTTTCCAGTATCATCCCGGTTGAAAAATTAATATACGTTGGATTTATTGGCATGTTCGGGTTCATTAGCGTTATCTTGCTCTTCATTTTTTCGAATTGGAAACCAATTTTATTCATAAAAGAGAAAATTACAGGTTTAGTTGAAGGTCTTTTAAGCGCATTCAAAATGCCACACCGTGTACCTTTTATGATGTATACGGCAGTCATTTGGATTTCTTACGTACTGACATTCTATTCCGCCGTATTTGCCTTACCGGAAACCAGCGGCATCAGCTTAGGCGTAATCATCACTGCATTCGTGGTTGGAAGTTTAGCCGTTACCTTCACTAATGGTGGATTTGGAGCCTTCCCTTTAATGATTGCACAGATCCTGCTGCTTTATAACATTCCTGAAACCGCCGGAACAGCCTTCGGATGGATTTTATGGAGCTCACAAACCGCGCTTGTTGTACTTTTGGGTGGCATTTCGTTTTTACTTTTACCTGTTTTCAATCGAAAAAAATAA
- a CDS encoding alpha/beta hydrolase-fold protein, whose protein sequence is MKTKLLLLLTFVTGSLFAQRFDEPFESQKLGVARDISIILPPSYESAKEKKYPVFVVLDSEYLLDPVLGTMKYGAYWDDLPEVIIVGINQNKGNEREYDTQFDEDGLPTEQGAKFFEFVGMELLPFIEKKFRVAPFRMIVGHDLTASFINAYLYKDNPVFNAYLCLSPELPAEMETRIPERLKIAQKPIFYYLATADGDLKPMRERIKVLDEGAKAVKSDFVKYSFDDFKNTSHYSLVPAAINSAIATIFEGYQPISMNEFQEKLGKQEKGHTQYLVDKYANIQKKLGFMPRIRLSDFKAIEAAIMKNKNYEDFLPLSELAKKNYPKTMLSEYHKAMYYDNMGEPAKAQKAFMTAFGQAPIRDLTKDMMLERADAIKGQLKKEKNRDKEVTEEPTEAPAETPADAPTETPTETPAEQPKQ, encoded by the coding sequence ATGAAAACCAAATTGCTCCTACTCCTCACGTTTGTAACGGGTTCCTTGTTCGCACAGCGCTTTGACGAACCGTTTGAATCTCAAAAACTGGGCGTTGCTCGCGATATCAGTATCATTCTTCCGCCTTCATACGAATCGGCCAAGGAGAAAAAATACCCTGTTTTCGTAGTTTTGGACAGTGAATATTTATTGGACCCGGTATTGGGAACAATGAAATACGGTGCTTATTGGGATGATCTTCCAGAAGTGATTATCGTCGGAATCAATCAGAACAAAGGAAACGAACGCGAATATGACACGCAATTTGACGAAGACGGACTTCCTACTGAGCAGGGAGCGAAATTCTTCGAGTTTGTCGGAATGGAATTGCTACCGTTTATAGAGAAAAAATTCCGTGTGGCGCCTTTCCGAATGATTGTCGGACACGATTTGACAGCTTCTTTCATAAATGCTTATCTGTATAAAGACAACCCTGTTTTTAATGCTTATTTATGCTTAAGCCCTGAATTACCGGCTGAAATGGAAACCAGAATTCCTGAGCGACTTAAAATTGCTCAAAAACCAATCTTCTACTATCTGGCTACCGCGGATGGTGATTTAAAACCGATGAGAGAACGTATTAAAGTCCTTGATGAAGGAGCAAAAGCCGTAAAATCAGATTTTGTAAAATACTCTTTTGATGATTTTAAAAACACATCGCACTACTCCTTGGTTCCGGCTGCTATCAATAGTGCTATAGCTACAATTTTTGAAGGCTACCAACCGATTTCAATGAATGAATTCCAAGAGAAACTGGGCAAACAGGAAAAAGGACACACCCAATATCTTGTGGACAAATACGCCAATATCCAAAAGAAACTGGGCTTTATGCCGAGGATCCGTCTTTCCGATTTCAAAGCCATTGAAGCGGCTATCATGAAAAACAAGAACTACGAAGATTTTCTTCCGCTCTCAGAATTGGCAAAGAAAAACTACCCTAAAACCATGTTGAGTGAATACCACAAAGCCATGTATTATGACAATATGGGCGAACCGGCCAAAGCCCAAAAAGCATTTATGACCGCTTTTGGACAAGCTCCGATTCGTGACCTAACCAAAGACATGATGCTGGAACGTGCCGATGCCATCAAAGGACAATTGAAAAAAGAAAAGAATCGCGACAAAGAAGTCACTGAAGAGCCGACCGAAGCCCCTGCGGAAACTCCGGCCGATGCTCCAACAGAAACGCCAACAGAAACGCCTGCCGAACAACCGAAACAATAA
- the radA gene encoding DNA repair protein RadA, whose amino-acid sequence MSKIKTAFFCQSCGTQFAKWQGQCTSCKAWNTIVEEVIHKEEKVAWKTETSPVKKAAKPLKIKEIDSVEEIRLNTTDGELNRVLGGGIVPGSLTLLGGEPGIGKSTLLLQISLKLPYKTLYVSGEESQKQIKMRAERITANSDNCYILTETKTQNIFRQIEEIEPEIVIIDSIQTLHTDYIESSPGSISQIRETTAELIKFAKETNTPVILIGHITKDGNIAGPKILEHMVDTVLQFEGDRNHVYRILRSLKNRFGSTAELGIYEMLGSGLREVANPSEILISHKDEELSGTAIASTLEGMRPLMIEIQALVSTAVYGTPQRSTTGYNAKRLNMILAVLEKRAGFHLGSKDVFLNVTGGISVDDPAIDLAVVAAILSSNEDIPVEKNFCFAGEVGLSGEIRPVNRVEQRIQEAEKLGFSTIFVSKYNKISLKNTLIEIKMVAKVEDVVSELFG is encoded by the coding sequence ATGTCGAAAATAAAAACCGCCTTTTTCTGCCAGAGCTGCGGCACCCAGTTTGCCAAATGGCAAGGACAGTGCACATCCTGTAAGGCATGGAATACCATTGTAGAAGAAGTCATTCACAAAGAAGAAAAAGTAGCTTGGAAGACAGAAACTTCTCCAGTCAAAAAAGCCGCTAAACCTTTAAAAATAAAAGAAATTGATTCTGTCGAAGAAATTCGGTTAAACACTACAGACGGAGAGTTAAACCGAGTTTTGGGCGGCGGAATCGTTCCGGGCTCCTTAACCCTTTTAGGTGGCGAACCCGGAATTGGAAAGAGTACGCTCCTTTTGCAAATCTCTTTGAAATTACCCTATAAAACCCTCTATGTCTCTGGGGAAGAAAGTCAGAAGCAGATAAAAATGCGCGCCGAAAGGATTACAGCCAACAGCGATAACTGTTATATCCTGACCGAAACCAAAACTCAGAATATATTTCGTCAGATTGAAGAAATCGAACCGGAAATCGTGATTATCGACTCCATTCAGACACTTCATACCGATTACATCGAATCGTCTCCCGGAAGCATATCTCAAATCAGGGAAACCACGGCAGAACTGATAAAATTCGCCAAGGAAACCAATACTCCGGTTATCCTTATCGGACATATTACAAAGGATGGTAACATTGCCGGTCCGAAGATTCTGGAGCACATGGTAGATACCGTTTTACAATTTGAAGGCGACCGAAATCATGTTTACCGCATTTTACGATCGCTTAAAAACCGTTTTGGATCCACCGCCGAACTGGGCATTTATGAAATGCTTGGCTCCGGATTGCGCGAAGTAGCCAATCCGTCGGAGATTTTGATTTCCCATAAAGACGAGGAACTTTCGGGTACTGCCATTGCCTCTACATTAGAAGGTATGCGACCGCTAATGATTGAAATACAGGCCTTAGTTTCCACCGCTGTCTACGGAACGCCACAACGCAGCACCACCGGTTACAACGCCAAGCGACTCAACATGATTTTAGCAGTACTGGAAAAACGCGCCGGTTTTCATTTGGGTTCCAAAGATGTGTTCTTAAATGTTACAGGAGGAATTTCCGTGGACGATCCGGCTATTGATTTGGCGGTTGTAGCAGCGATACTCTCATCCAACGAAGATATTCCGGTGGAAAAAAACTTTTGTTTTGCAGGCGAAGTAGGACTTTCGGGAGAAATCCGTCCGGTAAACCGTGTAGAACAACGCATACAAGAGGCCGAAAAATTAGGTTTTTCGACCATTTTCGTTTCCAAATACAATAAAATATCACTAAAAAATACGCTTATCGAAATAAAAATGGTGGCGAAGGTTGAAGATGTCGTTTCGGAATTATTTGGATAG
- a CDS encoding gliding motility lipoprotein GldH, which yields MNIKTLLLVCATALLVSCNKADVYSKLDKDFPHNRWEQTDAKTYEFTITDDTKLYDLIFRFSYSYDYQFQSIPLDFTITDPSGKEEKFSLALQIKDSSGKELGDCIGDLCDLHHIIKENAKLTKGNYKLKVSNSFHGPYLPNVFGVGLDVATAQ from the coding sequence ATGAACATTAAAACATTACTACTGGTCTGTGCGACAGCACTTTTAGTTTCCTGCAACAAGGCTGATGTTTACAGCAAATTAGATAAAGATTTTCCGCATAACCGATGGGAACAGACTGATGCAAAAACCTATGAGTTTACGATTACAGATGACACAAAATTATATGATCTGATTTTCAGATTCAGCTATTCGTATGATTACCAATTCCAAAGTATTCCCTTGGATTTTACCATCACAGATCCTTCCGGAAAAGAAGAAAAATTTTCACTGGCCCTCCAGATAAAAGACAGTTCCGGAAAAGAACTCGGCGATTGCATAGGGGATTTATGCGATTTGCACCATATCATCAAAGAAAACGCAAAACTAACCAAAGGAAATTACAAACTGAAGGTATCAAATTCCTTCCACGGACCTTATTTACCGAATGTCTTTGGCGTAGGATTAGATGTTGCCACGGCTCAATAA
- the serS gene encoding serine--tRNA ligase, whose amino-acid sequence MLQIAFIRENQEKVIQALAKRNLDAKELVATVVALDEKRRATQVELDNILAESNKLSKDIGAMMKSGEKAKAEILKEKSTQLREKGKELTEVLNTVSEELTQELYKLPNTPADIVPVGKSADDNINVYEEGEIPVLHEGALPHWELIKKYDIIDFELGTKITAPGFPVYKGKGAKLQRALISYFLDKNTEAGYQEVQVPHLVNEASAYGTGQLPDKDGQMYHDAKDDLYLIPTAEVPVTNIYRDVILQESELPVLATGYTPCFRREAGSWGAHVRGLNRLHQFDKVEIVRIEHPEKSHEALDGMVEHVKGLLKELKLPYRILRLCGGDMGFASALTYDFEVFSTAQDRWLEISSVSNFETFQANRLKLRFKGKDGKTQLAHTLNGSSLALPRVLAGILENYQTPEGIVIPEVLRKYTGFDIID is encoded by the coding sequence ATGTTACAGATAGCTTTTATCAGAGAAAACCAGGAAAAGGTAATCCAGGCTTTGGCAAAAAGAAATTTAGATGCTAAAGAATTGGTTGCGACTGTGGTGGCACTGGACGAAAAACGTCGTGCAACTCAAGTGGAATTGGACAATATTTTAGCCGAGTCGAACAAGCTGTCCAAAGACATCGGAGCAATGATGAAAAGCGGCGAAAAAGCCAAAGCGGAGATTTTAAAGGAAAAGTCGACACAATTGCGTGAAAAAGGAAAAGAACTTACCGAAGTTTTAAACACGGTTTCCGAAGAGCTTACGCAGGAATTATATAAATTACCAAATACACCAGCCGATATTGTGCCAGTAGGGAAATCTGCTGACGATAACATTAACGTTTACGAGGAAGGCGAGATTCCGGTTTTGCACGAAGGTGCCTTACCGCATTGGGAACTGATTAAAAAATACGATATCATCGATTTCGAATTGGGTACGAAGATTACTGCTCCCGGATTCCCAGTATACAAAGGAAAAGGAGCGAAGTTGCAACGTGCTTTGATTTCTTATTTTCTTGATAAAAATACCGAAGCGGGTTATCAGGAAGTTCAGGTGCCGCATTTGGTTAATGAGGCATCCGCTTATGGAACCGGTCAGTTGCCGGATAAAGACGGACAAATGTATCACGATGCCAAAGACGATTTGTATCTGATTCCTACAGCCGAAGTTCCGGTGACGAATATTTACCGTGATGTTATTTTGCAGGAGAGCGAATTGCCTGTTTTGGCAACTGGATATACTCCATGTTTCCGAAGAGAAGCTGGTTCTTGGGGAGCTCACGTTCGCGGATTGAACCGTTTGCATCAGTTTGACAAAGTGGAAATCGTTCGTATCGAGCATCCTGAAAAATCACACGAAGCTTTGGACGGCATGGTGGAACACGTAAAAGGATTATTGAAAGAATTGAAATTACCATACCGTATTTTACGTCTTTGCGGTGGTGATATGGGCTTCGCTTCTGCGTTAACGTACGATTTTGAGGTGTTCTCTACAGCGCAGGACCGTTGGTTGGAAATTTCATCGGTTTCTAATTTTGAAACGTTCCAAGCGAACCGTTTGAAATTACGTTTCAAAGGAAAAGACGGTAAAACGCAATTGGCACACACCTTAAACGGAAGTTCGTTAGCGTTACCACGTGTATTGGCAGGAATCCTGGAAAATTACCAGACACCTGAAGGAATCGTTATTCCGGAAGTACTACGTAAATACACCGGTTTTGATATCATTGATTAA